One Streptomyces sp. RPA4-2 genomic window carries:
- a CDS encoding lantibiotic dehydratase yields MSPTATSPAQESTTTADGSAGLHGRFMLRVAGLPVDTVIALRTPEAAAWAVRAAAEEDRLVDLGAALSDPLSAVVGATEDAAQRRRLLALRRNVFNNRVPNDLEAARTLAADIGGDTGADLTTWLDARVRWDRLHAEGEAVLTAGLARTRTALRELALDDRLRQGLLLASPTLEERLDAFAADPADPAGVPGKRTRKMERSLLSYVYRTACKTSPFSTLTGVALGTFRTPAEEGAPAATRVGDDWTGHCRLNVVVLTRLAELVAADPRRRADLPVALASGWKLDDDRIRYVQRAVTAGDDSAPVSFDAAQDRLLFLRRRGTLDAMLALLRDHDGGLRHGDLARWLATTTDADDEAAGHYLTALLDLGMLQLPTLSLAVHDRDPIAAVQRSLRALERPWADQLATRLDGPAAVLARYPAADVPDRRALLGTLRADLLTLQADLGAERPVLPQTLVYEDVSAGTTTAGLAEWTALAARPLRSVGRVLPAFDVALPQRLTLKGFFLARFGRGGRCEDLLRLVHDFHEDIFRQYLQFTATKDDRLPDGSHAPEENWLGMPEIAAVDRARAALTARMRTSWAELSPDAEEFVLDDDTVNEVAEALGTAAPGFQPHSHFLQLARRDGDPLVVLNDSFGGLCFPFTRFTHCFDRTDEVTGLTDALRGELRGLLPPGAVFAEITAGAATTNLNLHGRLTDYEIVCPGEHSTAPEEARLHLEDLHAVHDTDTDRLVLRSRRLDREVVPLYLGYLVPMVLPEIPRTLLLFSPTARSVPDVWRGVPAGPETAGVTRRPRVRHHSLVLQRRSWTAADGSLPARAPDATVGEWYLAWHRWRVRHGLPAQVFATVHEETSGGSGGWFGGSKPQYVDFESPLSLTALEGLLAGKQARTVFEEMLPGESELHVTSPRGRHVAELAVEMLPAPAGLPEEDRTP; encoded by the coding sequence GTGAGCCCCACCGCCACCAGCCCGGCCCAGGAATCCACCACCACCGCCGACGGCTCCGCCGGCCTGCACGGCCGCTTCATGTTGCGCGTCGCGGGGTTGCCCGTCGACACCGTCATCGCCCTGCGCACCCCCGAGGCCGCGGCCTGGGCCGTCCGGGCCGCCGCCGAGGAGGACCGCCTCGTCGACCTCGGCGCCGCACTCAGCGATCCGCTGTCCGCCGTGGTCGGCGCCACCGAGGACGCGGCGCAGCGCCGCCGTCTGCTCGCCCTGCGCCGCAACGTCTTCAACAACCGTGTGCCGAACGACCTCGAGGCGGCCCGCACCCTGGCCGCCGACATCGGCGGCGACACCGGCGCAGACCTCACGACCTGGCTCGACGCCCGCGTCCGCTGGGACCGGCTGCACGCCGAGGGCGAGGCCGTCCTCACGGCCGGGCTCGCCCGCACCCGCACCGCCCTGCGCGAACTGGCTCTGGACGACCGGCTGCGCCAAGGGCTGCTGCTCGCCTCGCCCACGCTCGAGGAACGGCTCGACGCGTTCGCCGCCGACCCTGCCGACCCCGCTGGGGTCCCCGGCAAGCGGACGCGCAAGATGGAACGTTCCCTGCTCTCCTACGTCTACCGCACCGCGTGCAAGACCAGCCCCTTCAGCACTCTCACCGGCGTCGCCCTCGGCACCTTCCGGACGCCGGCCGAAGAGGGCGCACCGGCCGCGACCCGCGTCGGCGACGACTGGACCGGGCACTGCCGGCTCAACGTCGTCGTGCTCACCCGGCTCGCCGAACTGGTCGCCGCCGACCCGCGGCGCCGCGCCGACCTGCCGGTGGCCCTCGCCTCCGGATGGAAACTGGACGACGACCGGATCCGCTACGTCCAGCGCGCCGTCACCGCGGGCGACGACAGCGCCCCGGTCAGCTTCGACGCCGCCCAGGACCGGCTCCTCTTCCTCCGCCGCCGGGGCACCCTGGACGCGATGCTCGCCCTGCTGCGGGACCACGACGGCGGCCTCCGCCACGGTGACCTGGCCCGCTGGCTGGCCACCACCACCGATGCCGACGACGAGGCGGCCGGACACTACCTCACGGCCCTGCTCGACCTCGGCATGCTGCAACTGCCCACTCTCTCCCTCGCAGTTCACGACCGCGACCCGATAGCCGCCGTCCAGCGGTCGCTGCGCGCACTCGAACGCCCCTGGGCCGACCAGCTCGCGACCCGCCTGGACGGCCCCGCCGCTGTCCTCGCCAGGTATCCGGCGGCGGACGTCCCCGACCGCCGCGCCCTGCTCGGAACACTCCGCGCCGACCTCCTCACCCTCCAGGCCGACCTCGGCGCCGAACGGCCCGTACTCCCGCAGACCCTCGTCTACGAGGACGTGTCGGCCGGCACCACCACCGCCGGCCTCGCCGAGTGGACCGCGCTCGCCGCCCGCCCCCTCCGCTCGGTCGGCCGTGTGCTGCCCGCCTTCGACGTGGCCCTGCCCCAACGGCTCACTCTCAAAGGCTTCTTCCTCGCCCGCTTCGGACGCGGCGGGCGGTGCGAGGACCTGCTGCGGCTGGTCCACGACTTCCACGAGGACATCTTCCGGCAGTACCTCCAGTTCACCGCGACCAAGGACGACCGCCTCCCGGACGGCAGCCACGCCCCGGAGGAGAACTGGCTCGGCATGCCGGAGATCGCCGCGGTCGACCGGGCACGTGCGGCCCTGACCGCCCGGATGCGCACGAGCTGGGCCGAACTGAGCCCAGACGCCGAGGAGTTCGTGCTCGACGACGACACCGTGAACGAGGTGGCCGAAGCACTGGGCACCGCCGCGCCCGGCTTCCAGCCGCACAGCCACTTCCTCCAACTCGCCCGCCGCGACGGAGATCCACTGGTCGTGCTCAACGACTCCTTCGGCGGCCTGTGCTTCCCCTTCACCCGCTTCACCCACTGTTTCGACCGTACGGACGAGGTCACCGGCCTGACGGACGCGCTGCGCGGGGAACTGCGCGGACTGCTTCCCCCCGGGGCGGTCTTCGCCGAGATCACCGCGGGTGCCGCCACCACCAACCTCAACCTCCACGGCCGGCTGACGGACTACGAGATCGTCTGTCCCGGTGAGCACAGCACCGCCCCCGAAGAGGCCCGGCTCCACCTCGAGGACCTCCACGCCGTGCACGACACCGACACCGACCGGCTCGTCCTGCGCTCGCGCCGCCTGGACCGCGAAGTCGTTCCGCTCTACCTCGGCTACCTCGTCCCCATGGTGCTGCCCGAGATCCCCCGCACCCTGCTGCTGTTCTCGCCGACCGCCCGGTCCGTGCCGGACGTGTGGCGCGGGGTGCCGGCCGGACCGGAGACCGCGGGTGTCACCCGGCGGCCCCGGGTCCGTCACCACTCCCTCGTGCTCCAGCGGCGTTCCTGGACGGCGGCCGACGGCAGCCTCCCGGCGCGCGCACCCGACGCCACCGTCGGCGAGTGGTACCTCGCCTGGCACCGCTGGCGCGTCCGGCACGGACTGCCCGCCCAGGTCTTCGCCACCGTCCACGAGGAGACCTCCGGCGGGAGCGGTGGCTGGTTCGGCGGCTCCAAACCCCAGTACGTCGACTTCGAGAGCCCGCTGTCCCTCACCGCCCTCGAGGGCCTCCTGGCCGGAAAACAGGCCCGCACCGTCTTCGAGGAGATGCTGCCCGGCGAGAGCGAACTCCACGTGACCTCACCGCGCGGACGGCACGTCGCCGAACTCGCCGTAGAAATGCTGCCCGCCCCGGCCGGCCTGCCCGAGGAGGACCGAACCCCATGA
- a CDS encoding nitroreductase family protein: MGYAHEYATAVMRRGRVPMEPADFVPDWSDRPRKGKFFPGATSVPLPDGGCAEDATLGQGLFGPSGTGAFTLPLLGAMLRDSYGLTGRRLAVQANTDLGSLPFYSHANWSRGTASGGGLYPIGVHWISGASGPLTPGVYYYDTPSHRVTRLLSGDVSAEVRAAVGDLEEAAGTDQFLVLGVTFWQNSFKYNSFCYHAVTMDIGALVQTWRMWARAHGLHLGSALWFDEPRLGRLLGLTPEDDGVFAVVPLRWTGTAPAAPAPPTPGARVRRVPDEKSRRLLAFPTLRRIHAATLAGADDRPEPGVLDGALAAPAGPGDRVPLPAPAPLEVTVRRALRERRSSFGRFTSAEPLDAARLSVTLRAAVAAGTLDSDTESPGGAPLARLCVFVNHVRDVPPGLYEYDRDTGELVVMRTGDHGPFLQENYFLANYNVEQAAAVLVPVARTHAVMDAVGDRGFRLVNAVVGAIAQAVYTSSAAAGTGCGVALGFDSVSFEEELGLAERGEIPLLIMMIGHERPRSADYRYDIVAP, encoded by the coding sequence GTGGGATACGCCCATGAGTACGCGACCGCGGTGATGCGGCGGGGCCGGGTCCCCATGGAGCCGGCCGACTTCGTCCCGGACTGGTCCGACCGTCCGCGGAAGGGAAAGTTCTTCCCCGGCGCGACGTCCGTACCCCTGCCGGACGGCGGCTGCGCCGAGGACGCGACCCTCGGCCAGGGCCTGTTCGGCCCGAGCGGAACCGGAGCGTTCACGCTGCCGCTGCTCGGGGCGATGCTCCGGGACTCCTACGGCCTGACCGGGCGCCGCCTCGCCGTCCAGGCCAACACCGACCTGGGCTCCCTGCCGTTCTACTCGCACGCCAACTGGTCCCGGGGGACCGCCTCCGGCGGTGGCCTCTACCCCATCGGGGTCCACTGGATCAGCGGAGCGAGCGGACCCCTGACGCCGGGCGTCTACTACTACGACACTCCGAGCCACCGCGTCACCCGGCTCCTGTCGGGCGACGTGAGCGCGGAGGTCCGCGCGGCCGTCGGCGACCTGGAAGAAGCCGCGGGGACCGACCAGTTCCTCGTCCTCGGCGTGACGTTCTGGCAGAACTCCTTCAAGTACAACAGCTTCTGCTACCACGCCGTGACGATGGACATCGGTGCCCTCGTGCAGACCTGGCGCATGTGGGCCCGCGCACATGGCCTCCACCTCGGCAGCGCCCTGTGGTTCGACGAGCCCCGGCTCGGCCGGCTGCTCGGGCTCACTCCGGAAGACGACGGCGTGTTCGCCGTCGTACCCCTGCGCTGGACCGGCACCGCTCCGGCGGCGCCCGCACCGCCGACGCCCGGCGCCCGCGTGCGGCGGGTGCCCGACGAGAAGTCCCGCCGGCTGCTGGCCTTCCCGACCCTGCGCCGCATCCACGCCGCCACCCTGGCCGGCGCCGACGACCGGCCCGAGCCCGGCGTTCTGGACGGCGCCCTCGCCGCCCCCGCCGGTCCCGGGGACCGGGTGCCGCTTCCGGCGCCCGCGCCGTTGGAGGTCACCGTGCGCCGGGCGCTGCGCGAACGCCGCAGCAGCTTCGGCCGGTTCACGTCCGCCGAACCGCTCGACGCGGCACGGCTCTCCGTCACGCTGCGGGCCGCGGTCGCCGCGGGCACGCTGGACAGCGACACCGAATCGCCCGGCGGCGCGCCCCTGGCCCGGCTGTGCGTCTTCGTCAACCATGTCCGCGACGTGCCCCCAGGCCTCTACGAGTACGACCGGGACACCGGCGAGCTGGTCGTGATGAGAACGGGGGACCACGGCCCCTTTCTCCAGGAGAACTACTTCCTCGCCAACTACAACGTGGAGCAGGCCGCGGCCGTCCTGGTGCCGGTGGCCCGTACACACGCCGTCATGGACGCCGTCGGCGACCGCGGCTTCCGCCTGGTCAACGCCGTCGTCGGCGCCATCGCCCAGGCCGTCTACACCTCCTCCGCCGCAGCCGGAACCGGCTGCGGCGTCGCCCTCGGCTTCGACAGCGTCTCCTTCGAGGAGGAACTCGGGCTCGCCGAGCGGGGCGAGATCCCGCTCCTGATCATGATGATCGGCCACGAGCGTCCCCGCTCCGCCGACTACCGCTACGACATCGTCGCGCCGTGA